The Nocardia sp. NBC_01503 sequence GACAACGACTTCGGCGGCGGCGACCACCATGGTGAAGAAGGCGAACACCTGCCCGTCGAGATTGGCGTGCAGTCGGGCGAAGGTGACGAAGGCCAGATTCACCGCATTGAGCATGAGCTCGATGCACATGAAGACCACAATCGCATTGCGCCGCACCAGCACTCCGGCCGCGCCGATGGTGAAGAGCAGGGCGGAGAGGTACAGATAATTGTCCGGGTTCACCGCAAGCCTTCCTCGGGAGAATCGTTGTCGCCGTTGCCGTTCCCGCCGCCGACGGTGCGCACGA is a genomic window containing:
- the nuoK gene encoding NADH-quinone oxidoreductase subunit NuoK; translation: MNPDNYLYLSALLFTIGAAGVLVRRNAIVVFMCIELMLNAVNLAFVTFARLHANLDGQVFAFFTMVVAAAEVVVGLAIIMTIFRARRSTSVDDANLLRY